A genomic window from Antedon mediterranea chromosome 4, ecAntMedi1.1, whole genome shotgun sequence includes:
- the LOC140046430 gene encoding zinc finger CCHC domain-containing protein 24-like has translation MGQQCSKCKVNVYPRKQEPLEKPDGLDEGIDSSKRHLQHLCEKCKRLGYYCSPPRRYDRRYGYDDEDDDLLDRFNCLYV, from the exons ATGGGGCAACAATGTTCGAAATGTAAAGTGAACGTCTATCCACGCAAACAG GAGCCATTGGAGAAGCCTGATGGACTGGATGAAGGTATAGATAGTAGTAAACGTCACCTTCAGCACCTGTGTGAAAAATGCAAACGTCTTGGATATTATTGTAGTCCTCCTAGAAGATATGATAGAAGATATGGTTACGACGATGAAGATGATGACTTATTGGATAGATTCAATTGCCTTTACGTATAA